Proteins found in one Canis aureus isolate CA01 chromosome 19, VMU_Caureus_v.1.0, whole genome shotgun sequence genomic segment:
- the LSM4 gene encoding U6 snRNA-associated Sm-like protein LSm4, with product MLPLSLLKTAQNHPMLVELKNGETYNGHLVSCDNWMNINLREVICTSRDGDKFWRMPECYIRGSTIKYLRIPDEIIDMVKEEVVAKGRGRGGLQQQKQQKGRGMGGAGRGVFGGRGRGGIPGTGRGQPEKKPGRQAGKQ from the exons ATG CTTCCTTTGTCGCTGCTGAAGACGGCTCAGAATCATCCCATG TTGGTGGAACTCAAAAATGGGGAGACATACAATGGGCACCTGGTGAGCTGTGATAACTGGATGAACATTAACCTTCGAGAGGTGATCTGCACATCCAGG GATGGGGACAAGTTTTGGCGGATGCCCGAGTGCTACATCCGTGGCAGCACCATCAAGTACCTGCGTATCCCTGATGAGATCATCGACATGGTCAAGGAGGAGGTGGTGGCCAAGGGCCGTGGCCGCGGTGGCCtgcagcagcagaagcagcagaagGGCCGAGGCATGGGGGGTGCTGGGCGAG GTGTGTTTGGTGGCCGGGGCCGAGGTGGGATCCCAGGCACAGGCAGAGGTCAGCCGGAAAAGAAGCCAGGCAGACAGGCGGGCAAACAGTGA